A window from Seriola aureovittata isolate HTS-2021-v1 ecotype China chromosome 14, ASM2101889v1, whole genome shotgun sequence encodes these proteins:
- the LOC130181295 gene encoding YEATS domain-containing protein 2-like: MEELRGSMSVSEDSPKQPKSRSGPEFLGLSRCAGCYNQKASSMPRRGGDGESSSSAEDSGPEVDCESESESSSSSSCSGPVVAETPETERSSPECGGEDGAGREETGETTSQRQQDDNKKRRMIQSAPLVQSFSLPSSLPPNLTPLSFLPRPPGVVSTLHLEVLPENHSDNTFVTIRRHLSEREDENTGGGGAGGGGGRGAGGGGGRGAGGGGGGGGGGAGGAGGGRGAGGGGGGGLQSFNNPLLPQPSQCQQMGLPWQQRSQPTSQQHQYQQMIYQYQQQQQQQQQFPLFSAQGQRSHTLPMLQRPTLHTHLRAPHAPQTHLHTLTPQPCWYCYQTHLPYTYWSDYSSGQFPR, from the exons ATGG AGGAACTCAGAGGAAGCATGTCTGTGTCCGAGGACAGTCCAAAACAACCAAAG TCCAGATCAGGCCCTGAGTTCCTCGGTCTGTCCCGCTGTGCCGGCTGCTACAACCAGAAGGCCAGCTCCATGCCTCGGCGGGGGGGCGACGGGGAGTCCAGCTCTTCAGCCGAGGACTCTGGTCCGGAGGTGGACTGTGAGTCAGAATCAGAGtcttcctccagcagcagctgctctgggCCTGTCGTAgcagaaacacctgaaacagagaggagctcgccggagtgtggaggagaggacGGTGCCGGACGGGAGGAGACGGGAGAGACGACGTCGCAGAGGCAGCAAGATGATAACAAGAAAAGGCGGATGATTCAAAGTGCTCCACTTGTCCAGTCTTTCTCCCtgccttcctcccttcctcctaacctcacccctctctccttcttgcCCCGCCCTCCCGGGGTCGTATCCACCCTTCACCTGGAGGTGTTGCCCGAGAATCACAGCGATAACACCTTCGTCACCATCCGCCGACACCTGTCTGAGAGAGAGGACGAGAAcacagggggaggaggagcaggaggaggaggaggaagaggagcaggaggaggaggaggaagaggagcaggaggaggaggaggaggaggaggaggaggagcaggaggagcaggaggaggaagaggagcaggaggaggaggaggaggagggctacAGAGCTTCAACAACCCTCTGCTTCCACAACCATCTCAGTGTCAGCAGATGGGGTTGCCTTGGCAACAGAGGTCACAACCAACATCACAGCAACACCAGTATCAGCAGATGATATATCaataccaacaacaacaacaacaacaacaacagtttcctctcttctcAGCTCAGGGTCAAAGGTCGCACACACTGCCCATGTTACAACGCCCGAcgctgcacacacacctacggGCACCACATGCGCCGCagacacatctgcacacactcactccacaGCCGTGTTGGTACTGTTACCAAACGCACCTCCCTTACACATACTGGAGTGATTACAGCAGCGGACAGTTTCCCAGATAA
- the ppp1r1c gene encoding protein phosphatase 1 regulatory subunit 1C isoform X2, giving the protein MEPSSPKKIQFAVPPLQGQLDPQAAEHIRRRRPTPATLQIYRQPGPDAGEQHNASGESQASDSSQRKQSTYAPPTMKELQLGVEQHLLGAGLSETDGQLSPITAQLYAAATLWANHNGPEEANGNEASLPLANQERGVAESNSLGDLSCDHKKEASSPDSVSR; this is encoded by the exons ATGGAGCCCAGCAGTCCGAAGAAGATCCAGTTTGCTGTGCCTCCGCTGCAGGGACAGCTGGACCCCCAGGCCGCCGAACAT ATCCGCCGCAGAAGGCCGACTCCTGCCACTCTGCAGATCTACAGACAACCTGGCCCAG ATGCTGGAGAACAACACAACGCCAGCGGAGAGTCGCAG GCTTCAGATTCCTCTCAGAGGAAGCAGAGCACCTACGCCCCGCCCACCATGAAAG AGCTTCAGCTGGGGGTGGAGCAACATCTTCTTGGGGCGGGGCTCTCTGAGACAGACGGCCAGCTGAGCCCAATCACAGCGCAGCTCTATGCCGCTGCTACTCTGTGGGCCAATCACAATGGGCCAGAGGAAGCCAACGGGAATGAGGCGAGTCTGCCGttagccaatcaggagagaggagtggCAGAGAGCAACAGTTTAGGGg ATTTGTCATGCGACCACAAAAAGGAAGCGTCCAGTCCCGACTCCGTCTCCCGATAG
- the ppp1r1c gene encoding protein phosphatase 1 regulatory subunit 1C isoform X1, with the protein MEPSSPKKIQFAVPPLQGQLDPQAAEHIRRRRPTPATLQIYRQPGPDAGEQHNASGESQASDSSQRKQSTYAPPTMKELQLGVEQHLLGAGLSETDGQLSPITAQLYAAATLWANHNGPEEANGNEASLPLANQERGVAESNSLGGKHFFFFLDGKTYTLCAAVYSNSNLILCQLKTVLTARPIPLMATAVAIKNEIKMK; encoded by the exons ATGGAGCCCAGCAGTCCGAAGAAGATCCAGTTTGCTGTGCCTCCGCTGCAGGGACAGCTGGACCCCCAGGCCGCCGAACAT ATCCGCCGCAGAAGGCCGACTCCTGCCACTCTGCAGATCTACAGACAACCTGGCCCAG ATGCTGGAGAACAACACAACGCCAGCGGAGAGTCGCAG GCTTCAGATTCCTCTCAGAGGAAGCAGAGCACCTACGCCCCGCCCACCATGAAAG AGCTTCAGCTGGGGGTGGAGCAACATCTTCTTGGGGCGGGGCTCTCTGAGACAGACGGCCAGCTGAGCCCAATCACAGCGCAGCTCTATGCCGCTGCTACTCTGTGGGCCAATCACAATGGGCCAGAGGAAGCCAACGGGAATGAGGCGAGTCTGCCGttagccaatcaggagagaggagtggCAGAGAGCAACAGTTTAGGGggtaaacacttttttttttttttagacggaaaaacatacacactttgTGCAGCAGTATACTCCAACTCAAATCTAATTTTGTGTCAACTAAAGACTGTACTCACCGCCAGGCCCATTCCTTTAATGGCGACCGCAGTAgctataaaaaatgaaataaaaatgaaataa
- the plekha3 gene encoding pleckstrin homology domain-containing family A member 3 isoform X1, whose product MEGILYKWTNYMTGWQPRWFVLENGVISYYDSEDDVGKGSKGSIKMSVCDIKVHPTDPTRLDLIIPGEQHFYVRAVNAAERQRWLVALGSSKAGTLESHNHRGPDCLKTKMSELRLYCDLLVQQVQTIQSQHTADTDTTPTSEASLLSATCATFIRTLEECMTLANHSLTPDLRPPERMKRSISHPGTYSFDRSGVLKEYVSAGQKTSQRRNRTCSDSSVYDTERVLPSLNGDPSSIPEERGGGGGSTSPKTTPTDTDTDLSI is encoded by the exons GTTGGCAGCCACGCTGGTTCGTCTTAGAAAATGGAGTCATCTCTTATTACGACAGCGAGGACGACGTCGGTAAAGGAAGCAAAGGATCCATcaagatgtctgtgtgtgacattaAAG TTCATCCGACAGATCCCACGCGTCTGGATTTGATCATCCCCGGCGAGCAGCATTTCTACGTCCGAGCTGTGAACGCTGCGGAGAGACAGAGGTGGCTGGTGGCTTTAGGCTCGTCCAAAGCTGGAACACTGGAAAGTCACAATCACAGAG GTCCAGACTGTCTGAAGACGAAGATGTCTGAACTTCGTCTGTACTGCGACCTCCTCGTCCAGCAGGTCCAAACCATCCAATCACAGCACACCGCCGACACAGACACCACGCCCACTTCTGAG GCCTCTCTCCTCAGTGCGACCTGTGCAACTTTTATCAGGACTTTGGAGGAATGTATGACCCTGGCTAACCACAGTTTGACCCCTGACCTCCGACCTCCTGAAAGG aTGAAGAGGTCGATCAGTCACCCTGGAACATACAGCTTTGACAG gTCAGGTGTGCTGAAGGAGTACGTGAGCGCAGGTCAAAAGACGAGCCAGCGCAGGAACAGGACATGCTCCGACAGCTCTGTTTATGATACTGAGC GTGTGCTACCCAGTCTCAACGGTGACCCGTCCTCCAttcctgaggagagaggaggaggaggaggcagcacgAGCCCGAAGACCACACCCACCGACACAGACACCGACCTGTCCATCTGA
- the ppp1r1c gene encoding protein phosphatase 1 regulatory subunit 1C isoform X3: MEPSSPKKIQFAVPPLQGQLDPQAAEHIRRRRPTPATLQIYRQPGPDAGEQHNASGESQASDSSQRKQSTYAPPTMKELQLGVEQHLLGAGLSETDGQLSPITAQLYAAATLWANHNGPEEANGNEASLPLANQERGVAESNSLGALCYA; the protein is encoded by the exons ATGGAGCCCAGCAGTCCGAAGAAGATCCAGTTTGCTGTGCCTCCGCTGCAGGGACAGCTGGACCCCCAGGCCGCCGAACAT ATCCGCCGCAGAAGGCCGACTCCTGCCACTCTGCAGATCTACAGACAACCTGGCCCAG ATGCTGGAGAACAACACAACGCCAGCGGAGAGTCGCAG GCTTCAGATTCCTCTCAGAGGAAGCAGAGCACCTACGCCCCGCCCACCATGAAAG AGCTTCAGCTGGGGGTGGAGCAACATCTTCTTGGGGCGGGGCTCTCTGAGACAGACGGCCAGCTGAGCCCAATCACAGCGCAGCTCTATGCCGCTGCTACTCTGTGGGCCAATCACAATGGGCCAGAGGAAGCCAACGGGAATGAGGCGAGTCTGCCGttagccaatcaggagagaggagtggCAGAGAGCAACAGTTTAGGGg ctctttgCTACGCCTGA
- the plekha3 gene encoding pleckstrin homology domain-containing family A member 3 isoform X2, protein MEGILYKWTNYMTGWQPRWFVLENGVISYYDSEDDVGKGSKGSIKMSVCDIKVHPTDPTRLDLIIPGEQHFYVRAVNAAERQRWLVALGSSKAGTLESHNHRGPDCLKTKMSELRLYCDLLVQQVQTIQSQHTADTDTTPTSEASLLSATCATFIRTLEECMTLANHSLTPDLRPPERMKRSISHPGTYSFDRSGVLKEYVSAGQKTSQRRNRTCSDSSVYDTERKTFL, encoded by the exons GTTGGCAGCCACGCTGGTTCGTCTTAGAAAATGGAGTCATCTCTTATTACGACAGCGAGGACGACGTCGGTAAAGGAAGCAAAGGATCCATcaagatgtctgtgtgtgacattaAAG TTCATCCGACAGATCCCACGCGTCTGGATTTGATCATCCCCGGCGAGCAGCATTTCTACGTCCGAGCTGTGAACGCTGCGGAGAGACAGAGGTGGCTGGTGGCTTTAGGCTCGTCCAAAGCTGGAACACTGGAAAGTCACAATCACAGAG GTCCAGACTGTCTGAAGACGAAGATGTCTGAACTTCGTCTGTACTGCGACCTCCTCGTCCAGCAGGTCCAAACCATCCAATCACAGCACACCGCCGACACAGACACCACGCCCACTTCTGAG GCCTCTCTCCTCAGTGCGACCTGTGCAACTTTTATCAGGACTTTGGAGGAATGTATGACCCTGGCTAACCACAGTTTGACCCCTGACCTCCGACCTCCTGAAAGG aTGAAGAGGTCGATCAGTCACCCTGGAACATACAGCTTTGACAG gTCAGGTGTGCTGAAGGAGTACGTGAGCGCAGGTCAAAAGACGAGCCAGCGCAGGAACAGGACATGCTCCGACAGCTCTGTTTATGATACTGAGCGTAAGACATTTTTATAG
- the ppp1r1c gene encoding protein phosphatase 1 regulatory subunit 1C isoform X4 has product MEPSSPKKIQFAVPPLQGQLDPQAAEHIRRRRPTPATLQIYRQPGPDAGEQHNASGESQASDSSQRKQSTYAPPTMKGKLESSVPEEDEEEAMPQAD; this is encoded by the exons ATGGAGCCCAGCAGTCCGAAGAAGATCCAGTTTGCTGTGCCTCCGCTGCAGGGACAGCTGGACCCCCAGGCCGCCGAACAT ATCCGCCGCAGAAGGCCGACTCCTGCCACTCTGCAGATCTACAGACAACCTGGCCCAG ATGCTGGAGAACAACACAACGCCAGCGGAGAGTCGCAG GCTTCAGATTCCTCTCAGAGGAAGCAGAGCACCTACGCCCCGCCCACCATGAAAG gcaAACTGGAAAGTTCTGTACctgaggaggacgaggaggaagcCATGCCTCAGGCTGACTGA